In Choloepus didactylus isolate mChoDid1 chromosome X, mChoDid1.pri, whole genome shotgun sequence, a genomic segment contains:
- the LOC119522951 gene encoding basic leucine zipper and W2 domain-containing protein 1 isoform X1 yields MNNQKQQKPTLSGQRFKTRKRDEKERFDPTQFQDCIIQGLTETGTDLEAVAKFLDASGAKLDYRRYAETLFDILVAGGMLAPGGTLADDMMRTDVCVFAAQEDLETMQAFAQVFNKLIRRYKYLEKGFEDEVKKLLLFLKGFSESERNKLAMLTGVLLANGTLNASILNSLYNENLVKEGVSAAFAVKLFKSWINEKDINAVAASLRKVSMDNRLMELFPANKQSVEHFTKYFTEAGLKELSEYVRNQQTIGARKELQKELQEQMSRGDPFKDIILYVKEEMKKNNIPEPVVIGIVWSSVMSTVEWNKKEELVAEQAIKHLKQYSPLLAAFTTQGQSELTLLLKIQEYCYDNIHFMKAFQKIVVLFYKAEVLSEEPILKWYKDAHVAKGKSVFLEQMKKFVEWLKNAEEESESEAEEGD; encoded by the coding sequence ATGAATAATCAAAAGCAGCAAAAGCCAACGCTATCAGGCCAGCGTTTCAAAActaggaaaagagatgaaaaagagagGTTTGACCCTACTCAGTTTCAGGACTGTATTATTCAAGGCTTAACTGAAACTGGTACTGATTTGGAAGCAGTAGCAAAGTTTCTTGATGCTTCTGGAGCAAAACTTGATTATCGCCGATATGCAGAAACACTCTTTGACATTCTGGTGGCTGGTGGAATGCTGGCCCCAGGTGGTACActggcagatgacatgatgcgTACAGATGTCTGTGTGTTCGCAGCACAAGAAGACCTAGAGACCATGCAAGCATTTGCTCAGGTTTTTAACAAGTTAATCAGGCGCTACAAATACTTGGAGAAAGGTTTTGAAGATGAAGTTAAAAAGCTGCTGCTGTTCTTAAAAGGTTTTTCAGAGTCGGAAAGGAACAAGCTGGCTATGTTGACTGGTGTTCTTCTGGCTAACGGGACACTTAATGCATCCATCCTCAATAGCCTTTATAATGAGAATTTGGTTAAAGAAGGGGTTTCAGCAGCTTTTGCTGTAAAGCTCTTTAAATCGTGGATAAATGAAAAAGATATCAATGCAGTAGCTGCAAGTCTTCGGAAAGTCAGCATGGATAACAGACTAATGGAACTTTTTCCTGCCAATAAACAAAGCGTTGAACACTTCACAAAGTATTTTACTGAGGCAGGCTTGAAAGAGCTTTCCGAGTATGTTCGGAATCAGCAAACCATAGGAGCTCGAAAAGAGCTCCAGAAAGAACTTCAAGAACAGATGTCACGTGGGGATCCATTTAAGGATATCATTTTGTATGTcaaggaggagatgaaaaaaaacaacataccagAACCAGTTGTCATTGGAATAGTCTGGTCAAGTGTAATGAGCACTGTGGAATGGAACAAAAAAGAGGAGCTTGTAGCAGAGCAAGCCATCAAGCACTTGAAGCAATACAGCCCTCTACTTGCTGCCTTTACTACTCAAGGTCAGTCTGAGCTGACTCTGTTGCTGAAGATTCAGGAGTATTGTTATGACAACATTCATTTCATGAAAGCCTTCCAGAAAATAGTGGTGCTTTTTTATAAAGCTGAAGTCCTGAGTGAAGAGCCCATTCTGAAGTGGTATAAAGATGCACATGTTGCAAAAGGGAAAAGTGTCTTCCTTGAGCAAATGAAAAAGTTTGTAGAGTGGCTCAAAAATGCTGAAGAAGAATCTGAGTCTGAAGCTGAAGAAGGTGACTGA
- the LOC119522951 gene encoding basic leucine zipper and W2 domain-containing protein 1 isoform X2 yields MLLEQNLIIADMQKHSLTFWWLVECWPQVFNKLIRRYKYLEKGFEDEVKKLLLFLKGFSESERNKLAMLTGVLLANGTLNASILNSLYNENLVKEGVSAAFAVKLFKSWINEKDINAVAASLRKVSMDNRLMELFPANKQSVEHFTKYFTEAGLKELSEYVRNQQTIGARKELQKELQEQMSRGDPFKDIILYVKEEMKKNNIPEPVVIGIVWSSVMSTVEWNKKEELVAEQAIKHLKQYSPLLAAFTTQGQSELTLLLKIQEYCYDNIHFMKAFQKIVVLFYKAEVLSEEPILKWYKDAHVAKGKSVFLEQMKKFVEWLKNAEEESESEAEEGD; encoded by the exons ATGCTTCTGGAGCAAAACTTGATTATCGCCGATATGCAGAAACACTCTTTGACATTCTGGTGGCTGGTGGAATGCTGGCCCCAG GTTTTTAACAAGTTAATCAGGCGCTACAAATACTTGGAGAAAGGTTTTGAAGATGAAGTTAAAAAGCTGCTGCTGTTCTTAAAAGGTTTTTCAGAGTCGGAAAGGAACAAGCTGGCTATGTTGACTGGTGTTCTTCTGGCTAACGGGACACTTAATGCATCCATCCTCAATAGCCTTTATAATGAGAATTTGGTTAAAGAAGGGGTTTCAGCAGCTTTTGCTGTAAAGCTCTTTAAATCGTGGATAAATGAAAAAGATATCAATGCAGTAGCTGCAAGTCTTCGGAAAGTCAGCATGGATAACAGACTAATGGAACTTTTTCCTGCCAATAAACAAAGCGTTGAACACTTCACAAAGTATTTTACTGAGGCAGGCTTGAAAGAGCTTTCCGAGTATGTTCGGAATCAGCAAACCATAGGAGCTCGAAAAGAGCTCCAGAAAGAACTTCAAGAACAGATGTCACGTGGGGATCCATTTAAGGATATCATTTTGTATGTcaaggaggagatgaaaaaaaacaacataccagAACCAGTTGTCATTGGAATAGTCTGGTCAAGTGTAATGAGCACTGTGGAATGGAACAAAAAAGAGGAGCTTGTAGCAGAGCAAGCCATCAAGCACTTGAAGCAATACAGCCCTCTACTTGCTGCCTTTACTACTCAAGGTCAGTCTGAGCTGACTCTGTTGCTGAAGATTCAGGAGTATTGTTATGACAACATTCATTTCATGAAAGCCTTCCAGAAAATAGTGGTGCTTTTTTATAAAGCTGAAGTCCTGAGTGAAGAGCCCATTCTGAAGTGGTATAAAGATGCACATGTTGCAAAAGGGAAAAGTGTCTTCCTTGAGCAAATGAAAAAGTTTGTAGAGTGGCTCAAAAATGCTGAAGAAGAATCTGAGTCTGAAGCTGAAGAAGGTGACTGA